In the genome of Streptomyces pactum, one region contains:
- a CDS encoding alpha-mannosidase — MHNDRGITEDRLRRVLQERIRPAVRPRSVPLTVGMWQAPGEPVPVAEGLAAPRTPVRAGDAWGPPWGTCWFTVTGTVPHGWAGRTVEAVLDLGFTDAMPGFQCEGLVYRPDGSPVKGLNPLNRWVRVGAPVAGGEAVELHIEAAANPLILDDHRPFRPTALGDPLTAGPEPLYRLGRMELTVFDETVWELVQDLEVLGGLMAELPVDTPRRWEILRAVERALDAVDLQDVNATAGRARERLADVLAAPAHASAHRISAVGHSHIDSAWLWPLRETVRKVARTAANMTALLEEDPDFVFAMSQAQQFAWIKEHRPEVYARVKKAVADGRFVPVGGMWVESDTNMPGSEALARQFVHGKRFFLEEFGIETEEVWLPDSFGYSAALPQLVRLAGARWFLTQKISWSRTNTFPHHTFWWEGLDGTRVFTHFPPIDTYNAELSGRELAHAVRNFRDKGGATRSLAPTGWGDGGGGTTREMLARARRLADLEGSPRVVFEKPSAFFEKAREEYPDAPVWAGELYLELHRATLTSQARTKQGNRRSEHLLREAELWAATAAVRTGFRYPYQELDRVWKTVLLLQFHDILPGSSIAWVHREAEERYAAVARELEQIIGAAQTALAGDASAGSSVVFNAAPHERDGVPAGGAAPVASGTARLPAVPVLTSAAPAADGGFRLDNGVLRVHVDDRGLPVSVYDIAAGREVVAPGRAAGLLQLHPDLPNRWDAWDVDHFYRNTVSDLTGVERLELLDDTSVRVVRVFGSSRVEQRITLPPGERRLEFDTEVEWRETEKFLKAAFPLDVHTDRVAAETQFGHLYRPTHTNTSWDAAKFEACAHRFVHLAEPGWGVALVNDSTYGYDVSRAVRPGPGGTSGGTTTEVRLSLLRAPRFPDPGTDQGVHRFRYALVPGAGTADAVREGYRINLPPRRVPGDRAVAPLVSVSGDAVVVSAVKLADDGSGDVVVRLYESLGGRTRARLTAGFPVASVAVCDLLERPVETAGHTGREVPLDLRPFEIVTLRLARGGART, encoded by the coding sequence ATGCACAACGACCGTGGCATCACCGAAGACCGGCTCCGGCGGGTGCTCCAGGAGCGGATACGCCCGGCGGTCCGCCCGCGGTCCGTACCGCTGACCGTCGGGATGTGGCAGGCGCCGGGCGAACCGGTCCCGGTCGCCGAGGGGCTGGCCGCCCCCCGTACGCCGGTCCGCGCCGGGGACGCCTGGGGCCCGCCGTGGGGCACCTGCTGGTTCACGGTGACCGGCACCGTGCCGCACGGCTGGGCGGGCCGCACCGTGGAGGCGGTGCTGGACCTGGGGTTCACCGACGCCATGCCGGGCTTCCAGTGCGAGGGGCTGGTGTACCGGCCGGACGGCTCCCCGGTGAAGGGGCTCAACCCGCTCAACCGGTGGGTCCGCGTCGGTGCGCCGGTGGCCGGCGGGGAGGCGGTGGAGCTGCACATCGAGGCCGCCGCCAACCCGCTGATCCTCGACGACCACCGCCCGTTCCGCCCCACCGCGCTGGGCGACCCGCTGACCGCCGGCCCGGAGCCGCTGTACCGGCTGGGCCGGATGGAGCTGACCGTCTTCGACGAGACGGTGTGGGAGCTGGTGCAGGACCTGGAGGTGCTGGGCGGGCTGATGGCGGAGCTTCCGGTGGACACGCCGCGCCGCTGGGAGATCCTGCGGGCGGTGGAACGGGCGCTGGACGCGGTGGACCTCCAGGACGTGAACGCCACCGCCGGACGGGCCCGCGAACGCCTGGCGGACGTGCTGGCCGCGCCGGCGCACGCCTCGGCGCACCGGATCAGCGCGGTCGGGCACAGCCACATCGACTCCGCGTGGCTGTGGCCGCTGCGGGAGACGGTGCGGAAGGTGGCCCGGACGGCGGCGAACATGACCGCGCTGCTGGAGGAGGACCCGGACTTCGTGTTCGCCATGTCCCAGGCCCAGCAGTTCGCCTGGATCAAGGAGCACCGGCCGGAGGTGTACGCGCGGGTCAAGAAGGCGGTGGCCGACGGCCGGTTCGTCCCGGTGGGCGGGATGTGGGTGGAGTCGGACACCAACATGCCCGGGTCCGAGGCGCTGGCCCGGCAGTTCGTCCACGGCAAGCGGTTCTTCCTGGAGGAGTTCGGCATCGAGACCGAGGAGGTGTGGCTGCCGGACAGCTTCGGCTACTCCGCCGCCCTGCCGCAGCTGGTGCGGCTGGCCGGCGCCCGGTGGTTCCTGACCCAGAAGATCTCCTGGAGCCGGACCAACACCTTCCCGCACCACACCTTCTGGTGGGAGGGGCTGGACGGCACCCGGGTCTTCACCCACTTCCCGCCGATCGACACCTACAACGCGGAGCTGTCGGGCCGCGAACTGGCCCACGCGGTGCGCAACTTCCGGGACAAGGGCGGGGCGACCCGCTCGCTGGCCCCCACCGGGTGGGGTGACGGCGGGGGCGGCACCACCCGGGAGATGCTGGCGCGCGCCCGGCGGCTGGCGGACCTGGAGGGCTCGCCGCGGGTGGTCTTCGAAAAGCCGTCGGCGTTCTTCGAGAAGGCCCGGGAGGAGTACCCGGACGCGCCGGTGTGGGCCGGGGAGCTGTACCTGGAGCTGCACCGGGCGACGCTGACCAGCCAGGCGCGGACCAAGCAGGGCAACCGGCGCAGCGAGCACCTGCTGCGGGAGGCCGAGCTGTGGGCGGCGACGGCCGCGGTGCGGACCGGCTTCCGCTACCCGTACCAGGAACTGGACCGGGTGTGGAAGACGGTGCTGCTGCTGCAGTTCCACGACATCCTGCCCGGCTCCTCCATAGCCTGGGTGCACCGGGAGGCGGAGGAGCGGTACGCGGCGGTCGCCCGGGAGCTGGAACAGATCATCGGGGCCGCGCAGACGGCGCTGGCCGGGGACGCGTCGGCGGGCAGCTCGGTGGTGTTCAACGCGGCGCCGCACGAGCGCGACGGGGTGCCGGCCGGCGGGGCCGCGCCGGTGGCCTCCGGTACCGCCAGGCTCCCGGCGGTACCGGTCCTCACCTCGGCGGCGCCGGCCGCGGACGGCGGGTTCCGGCTGGACAACGGGGTACTGCGGGTGCATGTGGACGACCGGGGCCTGCCGGTGTCGGTGTACGACATCGCCGCCGGCCGGGAGGTCGTGGCGCCCGGCCGGGCCGCCGGGCTGCTCCAGCTCCACCCCGACCTGCCGAACCGGTGGGACGCCTGGGACGTGGACCACTTCTACCGCAACACGGTGTCCGATCTGACCGGGGTGGAGCGGCTGGAGCTGCTGGACGACACCTCGGTGCGGGTGGTGCGGGTCTTCGGGTCCTCCCGGGTGGAGCAGCGGATCACCCTGCCGCCGGGCGAGCGGCGGCTGGAGTTCGACACCGAGGTGGAGTGGCGGGAGACGGAGAAGTTCCTCAAGGCGGCCTTCCCGCTCGACGTGCACACCGACCGGGTGGCGGCCGAGACGCAGTTCGGCCACCTGTACCGGCCCACCCACACCAACACCAGCTGGGACGCGGCGAAGTTCGAGGCGTGCGCGCACCGCTTCGTCCACCTGGCCGAGCCGGGCTGGGGGGTGGCGCTGGTCAACGACTCCACGTACGGCTACGACGTGAGCCGCGCGGTGCGCCCCGGGCCCGGGGGCACGTCCGGCGGGACGACCACGGAGGTGCGGCTGTCGCTGCTGCGGGCGCCCCGCTTCCCCGACCCGGGCACCGACCAGGGCGTGCACCGGTTCCGGTACGCGCTGGTGCCCGGCGCGGGCACGGCGGACGCGGTCCGGGAGGGGTACCGGATCAATCTGCCCCCGCGGCGGGTGCCGGGGGACCGCGCCGTGGCGCCGCTGGTGTCGGTGTCCGGTGACGCGGTGGTGGTGAGCGCGGTCAAGCTGGCCGACGACGGTTCCGGGGACGTGGTGGTGCGGCTGTACGAGTCGCTGGGCGGCCGGACCCGCGCCCGGCTGACCGCCGGGTTCCCGGTCGCGTCGGTGGCGGTGTGCGACCTGCTGGAGCGTCCGGTGGAGACGGCCGGGCACACCGGGCGGGAGGTGCCGCTGGACCTGCGTCCCTTCGAGATCGTCACGCTGCGACTGGCCCGCGGCGGCGCCCGCACCTGA
- a CDS encoding LysE family translocator, whose protein sequence is MSIAFLLTTLVVVVTPGTGVVYTLTAGLSHGRRAGVVAALGCTIGILPHLLATVTGLAALLHASTVAYQAVKYLGAGYLLYMAWATLRETGAPPVTERDAPEPAARVIASAVVLNLLNPKLTMFFVAFLPQFVPAGAGAGAMLRLGAVFMAMSFVVFAAYGIGAAAVRDRVVGRPAVMTGVRRVFAACFVLLGVRLAVA, encoded by the coding sequence TTGAGTATCGCGTTCCTGCTGACCACCCTGGTCGTGGTGGTCACCCCCGGCACCGGGGTGGTGTACACCCTGACCGCCGGCCTGTCCCACGGCCGCCGGGCGGGTGTGGTCGCCGCCCTCGGCTGCACCATCGGCATCCTTCCGCACCTGCTGGCCACGGTCACCGGCCTCGCGGCGCTGCTGCACGCCAGCACGGTCGCCTATCAGGCGGTGAAGTACCTCGGCGCCGGCTATCTGCTGTACATGGCGTGGGCGACGCTGCGCGAGACGGGCGCGCCGCCGGTCACGGAGCGGGACGCACCGGAGCCGGCGGCCCGGGTGATCGCCTCCGCGGTGGTGCTCAACCTGCTCAACCCCAAACTCACCATGTTCTTCGTCGCCTTCCTGCCACAGTTCGTCCCGGCCGGGGCCGGCGCCGGCGCGATGCTCCGGCTCGGCGCGGTATTCATGGCCATGTCGTTCGTGGTCTTCGCCGCGTACGGGATCGGCGCCGCGGCGGTGCGCGACCGGGTGGTGGGCCGGCCCGCGGTGATGACCGGCGTGCGCCGGGTGTTCGCCGCCTGCTTCGTGCTCCTGGGCGTACGGCTGGCGGTGGCGTGA
- a CDS encoding B3/B4 domain-containing protein yields the protein MLFRHADTIWSDHPLLAAGALYATGVGAGADTAARADGYRDRALARLAGSPESGFPEILAWRRAFAGMGLRPTQYRCASESLLRRLRKEGSLPRIHPVVDLCNAISAAYAVPVAALDADRITGPLLEVRPAAGDERYTTFGGGTEHPAPGEVTYADSAGRAHARRWTHRQSGHSAVGPGTTRILVVAEALHDGGRDLIPELLRSVAEELTAHWPAATTETAVLTRAAPEFAFADQDPPAATLAAARPGPLP from the coding sequence ATGCTGTTCCGGCACGCGGACACCATCTGGTCCGACCATCCCCTGCTCGCCGCCGGCGCCCTGTACGCCACCGGCGTCGGCGCCGGTGCCGACACCGCCGCGCGCGCCGACGGGTACCGCGACCGGGCCCTGGCCCGGCTGGCCGGTTCCCCCGAGAGCGGGTTCCCCGAGATCCTCGCCTGGCGGCGGGCGTTCGCCGGGATGGGGCTCAGGCCGACGCAGTACCGGTGCGCCTCGGAGTCGCTGCTGCGGCGGCTGCGCAAGGAGGGGTCGCTGCCCCGCATCCATCCCGTGGTGGACCTGTGCAACGCGATCTCCGCCGCGTACGCGGTCCCGGTCGCGGCGCTGGACGCCGACCGCATCACCGGCCCGCTGCTGGAGGTGCGTCCGGCCGCCGGCGACGAGCGGTACACCACCTTCGGCGGCGGCACCGAGCACCCGGCACCCGGCGAGGTGACCTATGCCGACTCCGCCGGGCGGGCGCACGCCCGCCGCTGGACCCACCGGCAGAGCGGCCACTCCGCGGTCGGCCCCGGCACCACCCGCATCCTGGTGGTCGCGGAGGCGCTGCACGACGGCGGCCGGGACCTCATCCCGGAGCTGCTGCGCTCGGTCGCCGAAGAACTCACCGCGCACTGGCCGGCGGCCACCACCGAGACGGCCGTCCTCACCCGCGCGGCACCGGAATTCGCCTTCGCCGACCAGGACCCGCCGGCGGCCACGCTCGCGGCCGCACGACCGGGGCCACTGCCGTGA